The following proteins are encoded in a genomic region of Leptolyngbya sp. SIO1E4:
- a CDS encoding ParG codes for MMADKTVAIRAQMPNTLRAKFKAHCALKNKSMNEVVVELVEQWLSEREDPVS; via the coding sequence ATGATGGCAGACAAGACCGTCGCGATTCGGGCTCAGATGCCCAACACCCTGCGAGCGAAATTCAAAGCGCATTGCGCTTTGAAAAACAAGAGTATGAATGAAGTCGTGGTTGAACTGGTTGAACAGTGGCTTTCCGAGCGTGAAGACCCTGTATCGTGA